The genomic segment CAGGCGGATACCGTCAATCACGGAGGCCCGGACAAGGCGGTGTGCGCCTACCCGTACCGTCATTATGCATTTTGGGAAGAGAGGCTTGGCAGGTCGCTCGAATTCGGCGCATTCGGCGAGAACTTCACGATCGACGAAATCGACGAATCCCAAGTTTGCATCGGCGACGTATTCAAAATCGGCGAAGTGACGCTTCAGATCAGCCAGCCGCGCGTGCCCTGCTGGAAGCTGGCGATGAAGTGGGGCGTGGACGATCTGCCGGCAATGGTACGCGATACGGGGAAAACCGGATTTTATTTCCGCGTGCTGTCGCCGGGCGCAGTCGAACCGGGCAAGCTCTTCCTTGTATCGCGCGACTTTGGCGGCGTCACGGTAGAAGAAGCGAACAGGGTCATGCATCGGGGAAAAGAGGACCGGGAAGGCATGCAACGACTGCTCGCGGTCGATGCGCTCGCGGACAGCTGGAGGGAGACGCTCACGGCAAGGCTGTCGCGTCTTGCGCAGTCCCGATGACGGGCAAGTACGCGGGACGCACGGTCATCGTAACGGGCGCCGCCGGCGGTATCGGGCGCCATCTGTCGCGGGCTTACGCCGAAGCTGGCGCTTCAGTCGCGCTTAGCGACATGCCCGGCACGGACGGCGAGGCGCTGGCAGCGCAGCTGGCGGGAGAGGGGCTCGCTGCGCTGTTTATCGCGGCCGATCTGTCCGAAGCCGCGGCGGCAGCGCGCATCGTAGAGCAAGCCATGGATTGGACGGGGCGCGTCGACGTCCTCGTGCACAATGCCGGCATCGGCATCTGGAAGTCGCCGCTCGAGCTGACGCTCGTGGAGTGGGACCGCGTCATGAACATCAATCTGCGCGGCGCCTTTCTGTGCGGACGCGAAGCGGCCAAAGCGATGAAGCATACGGGGGGCGGGGCCATCGTCAACATCGCATCGACGCGCGCGCTGCAATCCGAGCCGAACTCGGAAGCGTACGCGGCATCCAAGGGCGGCATTCTGGCTTTGACGCATGCGCTGGCTCTCTCGCTCGGTCCGGACGGCATCGCGGTGAATGCGGTCAGCCCGGGATGGATCGAGACGGGGGACTATGCCGCTTTGCGGCCGGTCGATCACGATCAGCATCCGTCCGGGCGAGTGGGCAAGCCGTCGGACGTGGTCAGGGCCTGCTTCTATTTAACGGACCCCGGGGGCGGCTTCGTTACCGGAACGAATCTTGTCGTGGACGGCGGCATGACCCGCAAAATGATTTACGAGCCGTAAGGTACGCCTGCAATCCATTTGGAGAAAATCTTTAATGGCCTTAATGGTTCGCGGTATAAATCGCTTGTAAACGAGACGACGGTTTCCCGCTCAGGAATGACGAACAGAAATTGACCGCCGTAGCCCATGGCATAATAGATGTGCGGCTTCAAAGGCTCGCTTCCGCCGCCTGTGAACGTCCACCAGTGATAGCCGTACGAACCGAGCCAATCGTAGGTGTGATGCCTGGCGACGGTGGACTCCGCGATCCAGGCCTCAGGCACGATGCGACGGCCGGCCCATCTGCCGCGCGCCAGCATAAGCAGGCCGAGCTTGAACAGGTCTTCGCCGCGGAGAGCGAGGCCGAAGCCGCCGATCGACACGCCTTGCGGGTCCGCGTGCCACTGCCATTCCAAGATGCCGAGCGGTCCGAACAGATGCCGGGCGGCGTACGCTTCGGCCGTCATGCCGGACTCCCGCTGCAAGACGAGGCTAAGCAGATGCGAGCATCCCGAATTGTAAGACATTTCTACGCCTGGCCTCGTCGCCGTCCGTCTGTCCAGAATGAAGCCGACCCAGTCGTCCGATTCGCACATCGGATTGGGTCGACCGCCCCAGGCGCCCCACTCCGGCCAGTCTATGCCGGCTGTCATCGACAGCAAATGATGAAGCCGGATTCGCCCGAGCGAAGCGGAGATGCGCGGCAGACAGCCGGCGAGCGGCGTATGGAGCGACGGGAATTCGCCTCGTTCGAGCGCGATGCCGACGAGAAGCGAGAGCACGCTTTTCGTCACCGAGTTGACCTTGTGCAGCCGCTCCGCCGAACGGGCGTTGCGCGCGTAATCGAGCGTTTGCGCGTCGGGGCCGCCGCCGATCCGGACACGGCATGTGTCGATCTTGCAGGCTTCGGCGGCGCGCTGCAGTCCTTCGAGATCGGCCGTCTTGCGTCCCGTCGTCGTCAACGTCATTCTGCACGCCTCCTTATGTCGGCCTATTATACCCGTCTCCGGCATGTCTGAAGCGAATTTATGATATAATGTACAGCAATGCGCTGAAGGTTTTTCTGCCGCTACTAGGGGGGACTGGCTACAATGGAAAGGCGTTTTGTCATCGAGGCGGTCATGATCGCCATATATGGTCAGCTGCTTCTGCCGAAACGGCCTGTGGAATACCGGATTCCGTATTCGACAGTGATGGAATTGTACGATATGAAGGATAGCGACGAGCCCGTCATGCCCGACCCGGACGACGACCGACACGTCAAAGGCAAGATCGGGGAGATGATCGCCTACTTCGAAGATCCGTTCAATAAAAAGAAACTCGAGCGCTCGCTGCTCGCGCCTTGGCGGGAGAGCCCGCCGCTGCCGATCAACGATATGGTTACCCTTGTCGTGGTCAACGCGGCCGAGAACATGCAGTACGGCGAACTGCTCGACCCGATCGAGACGGAGATCGTGCTGACGTCGCTAAGAGTGCAGAGTCCGATTCTGACCGACCACATCGAATTCCAGGACAAGGTCGTTCAGAACGCGATCCCGGTCCAGGTGTTCGATATCGACGATTACGAATTCGCTGTGGAGGAAGATTCAGCTCCGACCGAATTCAACCCTTGAGAGCTGCCGGCTTCCGCCGGCGGCTCTCGTTGTTGTCCGGGCGACCATTATGATAGAATGAGGGCGTTCCCAACATCTTCAAGGAGGCTCATGCGATGCTCGTGACGACTACGCCCAATGTGGAAGGATACAGAATTACGTCCTATTACGGAATGGTGAACGGAGAGACGATCATGGGCGCGAACATTTTCCGAGACTTCATGGCCTCGATCACCGACGTCGTCGGCGGCAGGTCAGGCTCCTATGAGAACAAGCTGAAGCAGGCGAGAGACATCGCCGTGTCCGAAATGGTCGAACAGGCCAAGCGGATGGGCGCCAATGCCATCGTCGGAGTCGACGTGGATTACGAGGTCGTGCGGGAAGGCATGCTCATGGTAGCGGTCAGCGGAACGGCGGTTACCGTCGAAGCTTAATCGTCACCGATGGAATATTAGCGAATCTTCTTCTATGAATTCTATGAAGTGGGAGGAATGCAGCATGCTATATCGCAAGTTGGGATCGACCGATCTAAAAATATCCGCGGTAGGCGTCGGTACCTGGCAGTTCGGCGACGAGTGGGGCAGGAGCTACGATCAGCGCGAGGCGGACGCCATTCTAGGCAGGGCCGCCGAGCTCGGCATCAATCTGATCGATACCGCCGAGTGCTATGGCGACCACCTGTCCGAGTCGCTGATCGGTCCGGCGATCCGGGGACGCCGCTCCGATTGGGTGCTCGCCACCAAGTTCGGACATCATTTTCACGGTCCGTTCGAGCGCACCGACGCATTCGATCCGCAGGACGTCGTGCGCCAGCTGGAAGCTTCCCTGAAGGCGCTGCAGACCGATTATATCGATCTCTATCAATTCCACTCCGGTCCTGATGCCGAGTTCGATACGGACGGTCTCTGGGATGTTCTGGGCCGGCAGGTCGAAGCGGGCAAGATCAGGCATCTGGGCATATCGATCGGATCCAACCGCAACGTCTATCAGACGTCCAAGGCGACGGAGGTCGGCGCGCAGGCGATCCAGGTGGTGTACAATCGGCTCGATCGCGCGCCGGAGGAGGAAGTATTCCCGTCCTGCAAGGCGCAGAGTCTAGGCGTGCTTGCCCGGGTGCCGCTTGCGAGCGGCTTTCTTAGCGGGAAGTACAAGCCGGGCGCCACGTTCCCGAGCGACGACGTTCGCTCGCGGCGCGAACGCGAGGATGCCGACCGGCTGCTGCGCGAAGCGGAGGAGATCAAGCGCACGGAGGTGCCGGAGGGCGTCGACATGGCGTCCTGGGCGCTGGCCTGGTGCCTGCGGCATCCGGCCGTGACCGCCGTCATTCCGGGCTGCAAGGACGTCGCGCAGGTCGAGGCGAACGCGGCGGCGGTCGCATTAGTCGCGGCGGGGCATCCGCAGGACGCTTGATCGGGCCATTGTTCGGCAACGTTCGGGTTGTTGGCGAATAGAAGCGGCGCCTTCAAGCAAATACTGGGGGGAAACCCAAGAAGGCGGTGCCCCCTATGTGCCAAAGATTTTCGCTAGCCGCGGATTTGCCCGAAATTACCCAGCGATACCGGATCGATCAGGTCGTCGGCTCCTACAGGCCCAGGTACAATGTCGCACCGACGCAATACGCCGCCGTCATCGTCGAGGAGCAGCGCGAACGCAAGCTCGAGTCGCTGCGCTGGGGCCTCATGCCTTATTGGTCCCGCGATGCCGTCAATGCGGACGGCCCCGGCATCGGCGACCGGCCGATCTTCAAGCGCATGACGAACAAGCAGCGCTGCGTTATCCCCGTTAGCGGCTTTTACGGCTGGGAGACGAAGGGCAGAGCCCGTCAGCCGATTCATTTCGTTCTTAAAGGGCGAGGAACGTTCGCCGTCCCCGGGTTTTACGAGGTGTGGCCGCGCGTCGAAGGCGGCGATATTCGCGCGTATACGATGCTGACGACGCTTCCCAACGAGATGGTCGGTCCGTATTCGGACCGGATGCCGGCCATTCTGGACGATGAAGGCATCGACGAATGGCTCAATGAGACGAATACGGAATATCGCGGCGTGCTGGGCACCATTCGCGGGATCTCGGCGGATGAGATGATGATGTACCCGGTCGGGGCTTACGTGAACGAGCGGGAGCGCGAGACGCCGGAATGCGTCGAGCCGATCCGCAACTTCTACTCCGCGATTCGGGAGTAGCATAACGAACGTGCCAGAAGGCCCTCCGCGCAGTCGCGTCGGAGGGTCGATTCATGTTACAGGGGAGATGACGCGATGTGCGCGAATCAGACGAAAGATAACGGCGATCAGCCCATACTAGTGTACGTACTGTCAGGCTATCTCGGAAGCGGCAAGACGACCGTGCTGCAAAAGCTGCTCAAAGGCGCCAAGGCGCGAGGCTGGAAGGCGGCGGTGCTTATGAACGAAGCGGGCGACGTCAATCTCGACGGCGAGCTGCTGGCAAAGGACGTGCCCATGGCGGAGCTGCTCGGCGGCTGCATCTGCTGCTCCGTCAAAAACGATCTGGGCCTCTCTCTGCTGCAGCTGGCCCGTGAGCATCGTCCGGACGTCATCTGGATCGAGTCCACCGGCGTGGCGCAGCCGCTTGAGATGATGGATGCCGTGACGGAGGTATCGATGTATGCGAAGCTGGAGCTGCGGGGACTGATCACCGTCGTCGACGCCAGACATTTGCTCGATCGGCTGCGGCTCGGCGCCGGCAAGACGCTGCGACTGATGCGGGAGCAGATTCGAGGCGCGGCGCTGCTTCTGCTGAGCAAGACGGATCTCGTGGGCCGCGGGGAGGCGGAGGAGGTGCGCGCGCAGCTGCGCGAATGGAATCCGTCCGCCGCGATCGAGGATGCGCTGAAGGGGGAGACCGGCACGGATCTGATCACGCTGCTGCCGGGAGCCGTCGACATTGACGTCCGTAATCACTATCATGATCGGCATGGACACAATCACGACCGCCAAGGTCACGATCACGGCGCTCCACGATTGCACGACCATGTTCACGTGCTTACGCATTATCCGTCCGGCCCGTTTTCGAGCGAAAATTTCGAGCGCTTCCTGCGCGAGCTGCCGGCATCGGTGTACCGCGCGAAGGGGATCGTTACGTTTACGGATACGGCCGCGCGCTACTTGTTCCAGTTCGCCTACCGGGAATCCGACTTCATGCCGGTCGCGTCCCGTAACCCGGCGCCCGACGTGATCGTTCTGATCGGCGAAGACTTCAGCGCGTCGGACCTGCGCGAACGGCTTGTCGGCCTGGGAACGGGAACGGATTAGCGCGTTTGCCGCTGCACATAAACCGGACCGGCACAGGGAAACTTAAGCCGGAAAGGGAGGCTGCGGCAAATGAGGGGATTCGAAGCAGGCCGCCTGTCGGTCATCACGAGTTTGATCTTATCCGTCGGATTGGTCAATCATGTCATTATACTTCCGATTGTGCTCGGGACGGCCGGCAGAGACGCATGGATATCCGTTCTGCTGGCCGGCGCCCTGATGCTGATCCTGCTCCTGCCGCTGGCCGCGGTGCTTCGCGATCTGGGACTGCAGCCATTTTCCGCATGGCTGAAGGAAAAGGGCGGAGCCTTCTCGCGGGGGCTCATCTTAACTGTCGTCGTCGTCTACTTGCTGCTGGAGGCGATCATTACGACCGTTGACATGCTGACCTGGACCAACAGCACCTATCTGTCTGAGACGCCGCCGATCGTCACCGCCACGGTTTTCGTGCTCCTCTGCGTCGCTGCCGTACTGGTCGGCATGCAGGCGATCGTCTATATGTCTTGTATCGCTCTCCCGGTCGTTACGGCTCTGGGCATCTTCGTCGCGTCCGGCAATTCGGATCGCAAGGACTATTCCCAACTGCTTCCCCTGATGGAACACGGGGTGGAACCGGTATTAAGGGGGGCCGTCGTATCCTGCAGCGGGCTGACGGAAATGATATTGTTCATACTGCTGCAAATGTACGCCAACAAGCCTTTTCGCCCGATTCATCTGTATGCCACCGGCCTGTTCGTCATTGTACTGTCCGTCGGCCCGACCATAGCCGCCATTTGCGAATTCGGTGTGTTCGAGTCCAGCAGCATGCGTTTTCCCGCTTTTTCGCAGTGGCGCATATTGAGTGTCGGCCGCTATATCGAGCATCTCGATTTTTTTGCCATCTACCAATGGATTAGCGGGGCGCTCATTCGCATCTCGCTTGCGCTTAGTCTCCTGCTCGAGCTGTCCGGCATTCAAAAGCGCAAGGGAAAATTGATCGCCTTGATTTTCATCGGAGTCGCAATGATCGGGCTGACCGTCTATCCGTTCGGGGACAACAATCAATATATTTTCTATAAGGCGATCCGGCCGATTGTCTTTGCGGTGCAGATCGGCCTTCTGTTCTACGTATGGTTGCTGGCGCTTCGCAAGCGCGGAGGGAGGGGCGAGCTGAATGCAAACCGGGCTTGAATGGCTGGACGACGAGATCGCCGGCTGCGCGGATGTGAACGTCGAAAAGCTGTCGGCCGGAAATCGGCAGGCCTCGCTCGTATCGGCGACGGGCATGATCGACAATGTCATTTATAAAGACCGGTTGCTGCCCTCCTTGGACGAATGGCTGGAGGGAAAGAACCTTACCGAAGGCTTTCCCGGCGCGTTTGCGTTGGCCGCATCGAACGACGAAGAGCGTGCGCATGTCCTGGCGCGGCTGTTCTCCGGCAGCGTGCTGATCGTGAGCGACGGGAGGATGCTCGCCTATCCGATCCCCCGCCAGTCGGAACGCTCGCCTGAAGAATCGTCTTCCGAGATTTCGGTCAAAGGGCCGCGCGACGGCTTCGTCGAGAGCTTGCCTATTAACCGTACGCTGGTGCGCAAGCGATTGAAGTCTTCGGATTTGAAGATCGAGTCGTTCTGCGTAGGTACGGACAGCCAGACGGAGATCAACCTGCTCTATCTGAAATCGGCCGCAAGCCGCTCGCTCGTCGAAGAAGCGCGCAAAAGAATCGGGAGGCTGTCGCCCGATATCGTGGTCGGCTCCGGGCAAGTCGAAGAAATGCTGTCCGACAGGTCGCGGGCGCTTTTTCCCCTCGTCAACTATACCGGCCGGCCGGATTATATCGTCGAATGCTTGGGACTCGGTCGCGTTGCCATCATCGTGGACGGCCTCCCGCTCGTGTATACGGCGCCGACCAATATGTTCGAGCTGCTCAAGTCTCCGGAGGACATTCACAACTCGTATTATTTCGTAACGATGGAGAGGCTGCTTCGCTTGCTAGGCCTGCTCATTACGCTCACCCTGCCCGGATTCTGGGTGGCGGTATCAACGTTTAACATCGACCAGATTCCGTTCCCGCTCATGGCGACGATCGTCGTCTCGCGAATCGGCCTGCCGATGTCGACCGCGATCGAGATGTTTCTCATGCTGTTCATGTTCGAGCTGTTTCGCGAAGCGGGCGTTCGTCTGCCGAGGGCCGTAGGGCAGACCGTCGCGGTCGTGGGCGGCATTATCATCGGGGACGCGGCGATCCGGGCGGGGCTTACTTCGCCTACGATGCTGGTCGTCAGCGCCGTGACGTACGTCACCTCGTTCATGCTCGTCAATCAGACGTTGCTCGGGACCGTCAACCTGCTTCGTTTTGTCGTGCTAATATTTTCGACTGGTCTCGGCATGTTCGGATTTTTTATCGGCGTGTTCTCGATATTGCTGTACATGGTGTCGCTTCGTTCATTCGGAGAACCATACTTGAAACCGGCAGCCCCGTACGAGGCGCGGCGCGCGCGCGGCGCCTTCCTCAAATTCCCGTATACGGATCGAAGGAGCAAGGGGAGCCCCAAACGCGGTGGATCGGGGGGGTGAGTGCGATGCATGCGGCGATGCGAATTCTGGCGCTAGCCATTATGGTCGTCGTCCTGACGGCGTGCTGGGATCAGCGCTCGATTCAGGAGACCAGCTATGTTACAAGCCTGGGAATCGATTATGACGAAAAGGAAGAGCTTTATTCCATATACGGGACGCTCATCACGATGTCCGACGTCGCCAAAACAGAAGGAGCCAGCGGCAAGGCGTTCCCCTCCTACATCGGGCATGGTAAAGGCGAGTCCCCTCAGCTTGCGCTTAAGGCCTTGTATCGAAGCACACAGCTTCGGCCGTCTCTCGATCATCTCATGACAATCGTCGTCAAGGAAAACGCGCTGACGCGAATTCCCGACATTTTGGACAGCTTCAACAGAAGCCGAACCGTGCGTTACAATATTTCTATGGCCGCGACGACCGAGCCGCTCGACGAACTGCTGGCATCCGATACCTTTTTTAATTCGCCGATGTACACGTTTTTGTACACCCGACGCGTTCGCGGTCCCGCTGTGCCCGCTGTTCAGATGATGAATCTGCAAGCGTTCATTCGCCAATTTTACGAGAAAAGCCATACGACCCTGCTGCCGGTTCTTAAACTGGACCGTTCCAGCTGGAAGCAAGGGGGAAAATCGAAAAAATATATATATTTCGATGGCGCGCATGCGATCGTCGGCCAAAAACAGCATGAGGAGCTGGGAGAGCCGCTCGTACAGGGCGTGAAATGGTTCCATTCGGATCAAAAGGGTGCGTTTTTGGAGGTCAGAGACGACGAAGGCAAATTCGTGGCCATCTTCGCGGTGACGACAGGCAAGGGGCGTTTGACCTATAATCGCCACAGCGGTAAAGATGGGGCCTTCAAGGCCGTCGTTTCCGTAAAAGCTTATATTTATGAGCTGCATGACAAGGCGGTCGAGGTACAGCTGGAAGCTTGGGCGGAAAATGGCATACGGGAAAAGCTCCAGCAATCTTTAGCCACGGGGCGCGCGCGTCGAATCGATCTGATCGGACTGGAGGACGAACTGTACCGCCACCATCTGGCGGCGTGGAAAAAGCTGAAGAAGACCGGAATCGAAGTAACGTCGCTTCCGATCGATGTCGTCGTAGACGTCAAGGTGACCAATTCGGGGAAGCATAAGCTTTAAACGAAGAGCGGCTTGCGAAGAAACAAGAAAAGCCGTCCCTTGAGAAGGGACGGCTTGAAGGAACGATGCGCGACTAGAGGACGCGGCGGGCAGTCGTATAGTGATTCTTCCACCAGCCCGAATTGATGCTCGAAATCGTGACGCCAGGGCTGCCGTAAGTATGCAGCACCTTGCCGCCGCCGATGTAAATGCCGACATGGTGGATCGGGGAGTAGAAAAATACGAGATCGCCCGGCTTCAGGTTAGCCTTGGATACGTACTTGCCTGATTTGGATTGCGCCTTGGACTCCCGAGGCAGAGATACGCCGTATTTACGGTACAGAAATTGGGTAAACGAAGAGCAGTCGAAGGAGCTGGTAACACCTGTTTTTGCGCCGAACTTATATCGAACGCCCATGTATTTTTTGCCGAGGGCGATGATGCTGGATGCTTTGGAGCTGGCCGTGACGGTCGCTTCCGCCGCGCTGACCGGCTTCGCCGGCAGAGCCGTTGCTGCGCCTCCGAAAAGAACGGTTGCTGCGACGACCGACGCCATCAATTTCTTAAAGCTATTGGTTGTTGCCATGGATGCGATTCCCCCAATGTTGTTGTAGTCGTGATGTGCTTGCTGCTAGAATCAATATATCAGATTGAAACTTCCCTTCATTTCCCTCTAAGCGGCGGAATGCTTGCTGCGCGGCGGTTTGCGCGATTATATGAAAAACAACTAAGAAAATATTAATTCTGGACAACTGGACAAATGCCTAAAGTACGCTATTTTTGCAAAATTGGATTTGAAACCGTTAAAATGGGGCAATAAGCCGCGGCACAGCCGCGCGAAGGCCCGACACAAAGGAGACTCGGCATGAACGTAACCATTCGCGAGGCGGCAATGACGAAGGACGAGGTTAACGGATATGTAGGAAAAGTCGTGTTTGAGGTCGAAGGACACGAGGCGGCTTACGAAATGGCGCTGCAAAGCGACAAGGGCAAAGAGTGGAGTTATTCGCTGTTTTTCGCGGGCAAATCCGGCAGCGAAGAGCAGATCGACGCGGTGGACGCAGAGATCGATTCCAACGACGAGCTTTACGAGCGGCTGGTGGATGCGGCTATCGACGCGTTGGAATAGAAGAATCTCCTATTATTTTACTTGGCTAACGATTTAGGATATATTATAGGGCAGAGCGGTACATGAAGCTTGCATACGATCCCTATAAAAGACATCGGTCCCTTCCCGTCCGGGAAGAGACCGATTTTTGTCATTGGCCTTGGCCGAAGCCGTCAATCGCACAATCCGAGTTACTTGACGATGAGAACCGGTACCTTGGCATGCTGCATGACGTTGTGACTGACGCTGCCGAGCACGAACTCGCGGATGCCGCCGAGGCCGCGGCTGCCGAGCACGATGAGGTCGGCGCCGTTATCGCCGGCATAATCGAGGATCGTATTCGCAGGATCGCCGTCGATCAGCTTGAACGTCGCATTGATCGTACCGGGCACGAGCGTCTTCGCTTCTTCAAGCACCTTGAAGGAGTGGTCCATGTATTGCTGGGACCAGTCCGCCGGCAGCGTGACCATGAAGTCGCCGTTGTTGACGAGCGGTACCTGGTAGACATGGAGTACCGTAAGCGCCGCCCCGCTGCTCTCCGCGAGCGCGGAGGCATGGGAGATGGCCTTGCGCGACAGGTTCGAACCGTCGAATGCGACCACAATGTTTTTGTAGCTCATCGAAATAGCCTCCTCGCCGATCTATGTAACTTGCATGTGCCATGTATCTTCCTCTATTTAACCACACTTAATCTGACGTAATCAATTTGAAGGGAGCTTCGATTCGTGTCAGAAGATAAACGATTCCGTGAAGAAACGGTGAAGCTGGAACATACGAAGACTTCGATCCGCGAGCAAATCGCCGGCATCGGGCCCCGGTATACCGGCAACGATTATACCGAGCAGACGCTCGACGCCATCCGGCAGGAGCGCAAGCTCCGTCTAACGACGTCCGAAAAAGAGCCATACTTCGGCAGGCTCGACTTCAGGGAAGAAGGCAAGAGCGAGCCATTGCCGCTGTATATCGGCAAATCGGGCGTCGGCGAAGAAAACGGTCACCGTCTGCTTGTCGTGGATTGGCGGGCGCCGGTATCAAGCTTGTTCTACGCCTTCTCGGGCGGCAATCCGGAGGTTGCCTACGATTCCCCGGAAGGTGCCGTGTCCGGCACCGTCCATCTGAAGCGCAATTTGCTCGTGCGCGAAGGCGAGCTGCAGCGCGTCGTGGACAGCTACGCCGAAGGCGGCGAGCAGGGCGGCTCGGCAGGCGACGAATTTCTGCTCCACAAGCTCGGCGAGAGCAAGGACAACAAGCTCCGCGATATCGTTTCGACGATCCAGCAGGAGCAGGACGCGATCATCCGAACCGAGAAAAACAAAGCCGTTTTTATCCAGGGCGTAGCGGGAAGCGGCAAGACGACGGTTGCGCTGCACCGGCTCGCTTACTTGCTGTACCGATACCAGGACCGCGTACGCGCCGACCGCATGATGATCCTTGCGCCGAGCCAAATGTTTTTGAATTATATTTCTGGCGTGCTGCCGGAGCTTGGCGTCGGAGATATCGGCCAGCAGACATTCGAGGACTGGGCGCTCGAGCA from the Cohnella hashimotonis genome contains:
- a CDS encoding aldo/keto reductase, with the protein product MLYRKLGSTDLKISAVGVGTWQFGDEWGRSYDQREADAILGRAAELGINLIDTAECYGDHLSESLIGPAIRGRRSDWVLATKFGHHFHGPFERTDAFDPQDVVRQLEASLKALQTDYIDLYQFHSGPDAEFDTDGLWDVLGRQVEAGKIRHLGISIGSNRNVYQTSKATEVGAQAIQVVYNRLDRAPEEEVFPSCKAQSLGVLARVPLASGFLSGKYKPGATFPSDDVRSRREREDADRLLREAEEIKRTEVPEGVDMASWALAWCLRHPAVTAVIPGCKDVAQVEANAAAVALVAAGHPQDA
- a CDS encoding spore germination protein, producing MQTGLEWLDDEIAGCADVNVEKLSAGNRQASLVSATGMIDNVIYKDRLLPSLDEWLEGKNLTEGFPGAFALAASNDEERAHVLARLFSGSVLIVSDGRMLAYPIPRQSERSPEESSSEISVKGPRDGFVESLPINRTLVRKRLKSSDLKIESFCVGTDSQTEINLLYLKSAASRSLVEEARKRIGRLSPDIVVGSGQVEEMLSDRSRALFPLVNYTGRPDYIVECLGLGRVAIIVDGLPLVYTAPTNMFELLKSPEDIHNSYYFVTMERLLRLLGLLITLTLPGFWVAVSTFNIDQIPFPLMATIVVSRIGLPMSTAIEMFLMLFMFELFREAGVRLPRAVGQTVAVVGGIIIGDAAIRAGLTSPTMLVVSAVTYVTSFMLVNQTLLGTVNLLRFVVLIFSTGLGMFGFFIGVFSILLYMVSLRSFGEPYLKPAAPYEARRARGAFLKFPYTDRRSKGSPKRGGSGG
- a CDS encoding YbjQ family protein, yielding MLVTTTPNVEGYRITSYYGMVNGETIMGANIFRDFMASITDVVGGRSGSYENKLKQARDIAVSEMVEQAKRMGANAIVGVDVDYEVVREGMLMVAVSGTAVTVEA
- a CDS encoding CobW family GTP-binding protein; amino-acid sequence: MCANQTKDNGDQPILVYVLSGYLGSGKTTVLQKLLKGAKARGWKAAVLMNEAGDVNLDGELLAKDVPMAELLGGCICCSVKNDLGLSLLQLAREHRPDVIWIESTGVAQPLEMMDAVTEVSMYAKLELRGLITVVDARHLLDRLRLGAGKTLRLMREQIRGAALLLLSKTDLVGRGEAEEVRAQLREWNPSAAIEDALKGETGTDLITLLPGAVDIDVRNHYHDRHGHNHDRQGHDHGAPRLHDHVHVLTHYPSGPFSSENFERFLRELPASVYRAKGIVTFTDTAARYLFQFAYRESDFMPVASRNPAPDVIVLIGEDFSASDLRERLVGLGTGTD
- a CDS encoding endospore germination permease, whose amino-acid sequence is MRGFEAGRLSVITSLILSVGLVNHVIILPIVLGTAGRDAWISVLLAGALMLILLLPLAAVLRDLGLQPFSAWLKEKGGAFSRGLILTVVVVYLLLEAIITTVDMLTWTNSTYLSETPPIVTATVFVLLCVAAVLVGMQAIVYMSCIALPVVTALGIFVASGNSDRKDYSQLLPLMEHGVEPVLRGAVVSCSGLTEMILFILLQMYANKPFRPIHLYATGLFVIVLSVGPTIAAICEFGVFESSSMRFPAFSQWRILSVGRYIEHLDFFAIYQWISGALIRISLALSLLLELSGIQKRKGKLIALIFIGVAMIGLTVYPFGDNNQYIFYKAIRPIVFAVQIGLLFYVWLLALRKRGGRGELNANRA
- a CDS encoding SDR family NAD(P)-dependent oxidoreductase, which codes for MTGKYAGRTVIVTGAAGGIGRHLSRAYAEAGASVALSDMPGTDGEALAAQLAGEGLAALFIAADLSEAAAAARIVEQAMDWTGRVDVLVHNAGIGIWKSPLELTLVEWDRVMNINLRGAFLCGREAAKAMKHTGGGAIVNIASTRALQSEPNSEAYAASKGGILALTHALALSLGPDGIAVNAVSPGWIETGDYAALRPVDHDQHPSGRVGKPSDVVRACFYLTDPGGGFVTGTNLVVDGGMTRKMIYEP
- a CDS encoding ADP-heptose synthase, translating into MERRFVIEAVMIAIYGQLLLPKRPVEYRIPYSTVMELYDMKDSDEPVMPDPDDDRHVKGKIGEMIAYFEDPFNKKKLERSLLAPWRESPPLPINDMVTLVVVNAAENMQYGELLDPIETEIVLTSLRVQSPILTDHIEFQDKVVQNAIPVQVFDIDDYEFAVEEDSAPTEFNP
- a CDS encoding serine hydrolase domain-containing protein, whose protein sequence is MTLTTTGRKTADLEGLQRAAEACKIDTCRVRIGGGPDAQTLDYARNARSAERLHKVNSVTKSVLSLLVGIALERGEFPSLHTPLAGCLPRISASLGRIRLHHLLSMTAGIDWPEWGAWGGRPNPMCESDDWVGFILDRRTATRPGVEMSYNSGCSHLLSLVLQRESGMTAEAYAARHLFGPLGILEWQWHADPQGVSIGGFGLALRGEDLFKLGLLMLARGRWAGRRIVPEAWIAESTVARHHTYDWLGSYGYHWWTFTGGGSEPLKPHIYYAMGYGGQFLFVIPERETVVSFTSDLYREPLRPLKIFSKWIAGVPYGS
- a CDS encoding SOS response-associated peptidase → MCQRFSLAADLPEITQRYRIDQVVGSYRPRYNVAPTQYAAVIVEEQRERKLESLRWGLMPYWSRDAVNADGPGIGDRPIFKRMTNKQRCVIPVSGFYGWETKGRARQPIHFVLKGRGTFAVPGFYEVWPRVEGGDIRAYTMLTTLPNEMVGPYSDRMPAILDDEGIDEWLNETNTEYRGVLGTIRGISADEMMMYPVGAYVNERERETPECVEPIRNFYSAIRE
- a CDS encoding MOSC domain-containing protein; translation: MSNLTAPHIAPGSVYPLLSVNVGAASEGRFKGKIAKSGINKERAPSAVDVHFEGLSGDEQADTVNHGGPDKAVCAYPYRHYAFWEERLGRSLEFGAFGENFTIDEIDESQVCIGDVFKIGEVTLQISQPRVPCWKLAMKWGVDDLPAMVRDTGKTGFYFRVLSPGAVEPGKLFLVSRDFGGVTVEEANRVMHRGKEDREGMQRLLAVDALADSWRETLTARLSRLAQSR